A genomic region of Vibrio ziniensis contains the following coding sequences:
- a CDS encoding LTA synthase family protein: MVKLKYVLGPIYPLVATACLLIALFMISRVGLSLWHFERVVEAQGWYEILLSGLRVDIASISYLLILPALLASLISGEHFVGRIWNWVLRIWITAGIWFVVYMEAVTPPFIMEYDLRPNRLFVEYLIYPKEVFGMLWSGYKFELFSCVIITFVALLYGWKWSKRITANIHYPRWYWRPVTAVFLVSLCLIGARSTFDHRPLNPAMVAFSTDPLINDLALNSSYSMLFAAKQMGSEASAFKFYPPMDKKDIIAQVQSSMNVVPSVFLDPSKPTLVNHNAMFTGRHKNIVILLMESHGARYVKSLGGRDLSPNIDKLMKEGWAFTRMYASGTRSVRGIEAVTTGFSPTPARSVVKLGKSQTNFFTVADLLKERKYHTQFIYGGESHFDNMKSFFLGNGFVDMQDFPTFVSPKFVGSWGASDQDLFSKADEQFALFSAQKQPFFSLVFTSSNHSPFEYPDGVIEPNDGPKQSVENAVKYADHALGEFIEKAKKSTYWNDTVFAVIADHDARTFGSLPVPIGHFRIPAVIFGGGIEAQLDTRLVSQIDLVPTLLSLAGIESRNPMIGHDLTKVVPKEKQRAIMQRDKNFAWMTQDNQVVVIQPEKGISTYLYNPKEDSLIAAPVKEDVVSKAHANAMWGNLAFENNYYTAQQSYFISQ, from the coding sequence TTGGTAAAACTTAAATATGTTTTGGGTCCAATTTACCCATTAGTTGCTACTGCATGTTTACTAATCGCATTGTTCATGATTAGTCGCGTCGGCCTTTCTCTATGGCATTTTGAGCGAGTAGTCGAAGCCCAAGGATGGTATGAAATACTCCTTAGTGGTTTGCGTGTTGATATTGCTTCGATATCTTATTTATTGATTCTTCCTGCACTATTGGCATCACTTATTTCAGGCGAACATTTTGTCGGGCGTATCTGGAATTGGGTGCTTCGCATATGGATTACAGCGGGTATTTGGTTTGTTGTTTACATGGAGGCTGTGACACCGCCGTTTATCATGGAATATGATCTGCGACCAAACCGTCTATTTGTTGAATATCTCATTTATCCTAAAGAAGTGTTCGGCATGCTTTGGTCTGGGTATAAATTCGAACTCTTTAGCTGTGTGATTATCACTTTTGTGGCGTTGCTATACGGTTGGAAGTGGAGTAAAAGAATTACGGCCAATATACACTATCCGCGTTGGTATTGGCGGCCTGTTACAGCCGTTTTTCTTGTTAGCTTGTGCTTGATTGGGGCAAGGTCGACGTTCGATCATCGCCCTCTTAATCCAGCGATGGTCGCTTTTTCTACTGATCCACTTATTAATGATTTAGCATTAAATTCCTCTTACTCAATGCTCTTTGCTGCTAAGCAGATGGGTTCAGAAGCGAGCGCATTTAAGTTTTACCCTCCAATGGATAAGAAAGACATCATTGCGCAAGTTCAATCGTCAATGAATGTCGTGCCAAGTGTCTTTCTTGACCCCAGCAAACCCACATTAGTTAACCATAATGCAATGTTTACAGGACGACACAAAAACATTGTCATTCTATTAATGGAAAGCCACGGCGCTCGGTATGTAAAAAGTCTTGGCGGTAGGGATTTGTCTCCAAACATAGATAAATTGATGAAGGAAGGCTGGGCGTTTACTCGTATGTATGCCAGTGGCACTCGTTCTGTTCGTGGTATTGAAGCCGTAACAACAGGCTTTTCTCCTACACCAGCACGTTCAGTGGTTAAACTTGGTAAAAGTCAGACGAACTTTTTTACTGTTGCGGATTTGCTAAAAGAAAGGAAGTACCATACACAATTTATTTATGGGGGAGAAAGTCATTTTGACAACATGAAGAGCTTCTTCTTGGGTAATGGTTTTGTCGATATGCAAGATTTTCCAACTTTTGTTTCTCCAAAATTTGTTGGTTCGTGGGGAGCATCTGATCAAGACCTTTTTAGCAAAGCAGATGAACAATTTGCTCTATTTTCGGCACAAAAGCAGCCGTTTTTTAGCCTAGTGTTTACTTCTTCTAATCATAGTCCCTTTGAATATCCAGATGGTGTTATTGAACCTAATGATGGACCAAAACAATCGGTGGAAAATGCAGTTAAATATGCTGATCATGCCTTAGGTGAATTTATAGAAAAGGCAAAAAAATCAACCTATTGGAATGATACTGTTTTTGCTGTTATTGCTGACCATGATGCACGAACATTTGGGTCATTACCTGTTCCGATTGGTCATTTTAGAATACCAGCGGTTATTTTTGGTGGAGGTATTGAAGCTCAGCTGGATACCCGATTAGTGAGCCAAATTGATTTAGTTCCGACACTGCTTTCTCTGGCAGGAATTGAAAGTAGAAATCCTATGATCGGTCATGATTTAACCAAGGTTGTGCCGAAAGAAAAGCAACGAGCAATTATGCAGAGAGATAAAAACTTCGCTTGGATGACGCAAGACAATCAGGTTGTCGTTATACAGCCTGAAAAGGGGATATCAACTTATTTGTATAATCCTAAAGAGGATTCATTAATTGCAGCACCAGTCAAAGAAGATGTTGTGTCTAAAGCACACGCTAACGCTATGTGGGGAAATTTAGCATTCGAGAATAACTACTACACTGCCCAGCAGAGCTATTTCATTAGCCAATAG
- a CDS encoding EAL domain-containing protein, with the protein MSLTQDKLSVIENVLDDTYLKRLIHIFDVFKHGVFYMDEQGLMTFYNPEFYHQFGFESKTIELTEWFDIVHPLDATLLDSRIGQHIDEGGNFVTQYRLRKANGQYIWVEGVATAKTICGQTFMIGCHRDVSDQKLMESYLHQAAFFDNATGLSNKAKLLHDIETISKTQKNQATLIYIQIDDIKTYLNQYGTDVLQQIIEHLMDALRVLPDSSCEHYRVRTDDFAVLLFGNYTTGELQHLCRKILKHYAESTLEYGKLYGDKISIGVYPYIDAQLTSNECLAIASRTCQFASENKSSRIEIYAGKTQYSVDRFFFIEKELKEAVHSRSLTVKFQPIINASNGMVASFEALVRWRSKGYGEIYPDEFIPIAEKKGLINELGYLVFSKACEFIYQYNQSNNTSIRVNVNVSVLQLLDTNFPSNLYTLAVSSGITPKSVILELTETVMLDGNKHAINQIYILSSMGFSLSLDDFGSGYSSIHSLLSLPLKQIKVDKVMTTKSMSNAAYEQYLQFITYLCRSKEIDIVFEGIEDQSMYKKYKDMGASYFQGYWFSKPLTLASASHYTLLSTNIPSKTTVTT; encoded by the coding sequence ATGTCGTTAACACAAGATAAGTTGTCTGTGATAGAAAATGTCTTAGATGACACCTATTTGAAGCGTTTGATTCACATTTTCGACGTGTTCAAACACGGTGTGTTCTATATGGATGAACAAGGTTTAATGACATTTTATAATCCTGAGTTTTATCATCAATTCGGTTTCGAAAGCAAAACCATTGAGCTAACAGAATGGTTTGATATTGTTCATCCCTTAGATGCAACTTTACTTGACAGTCGAATCGGACAGCATATCGATGAAGGTGGCAACTTTGTTACTCAGTACCGCTTAAGAAAAGCCAACGGACAATACATATGGGTTGAAGGTGTCGCAACCGCAAAAACGATATGCGGACAAACGTTTATGATTGGCTGTCATCGTGATGTTTCAGACCAAAAGTTGATGGAGTCCTACTTACACCAGGCTGCATTTTTCGATAATGCTACCGGACTCTCAAATAAAGCTAAGCTGCTACACGATATCGAGACCATATCAAAAACGCAGAAAAACCAAGCCACTCTTATTTATATACAAATCGACGATATAAAAACGTATTTAAATCAATATGGCACGGATGTTCTTCAGCAAATTATAGAGCATTTGATGGATGCGCTTCGAGTACTTCCAGACAGTTCATGTGAGCATTATAGAGTCCGGACAGACGATTTTGCAGTACTATTGTTCGGCAACTATACCACCGGCGAACTGCAACACCTTTGCCGGAAAATTCTCAAACATTATGCCGAGTCTACTCTTGAGTATGGTAAATTGTATGGCGACAAAATCAGTATTGGTGTTTATCCGTATATCGATGCACAGTTAACGTCAAATGAATGTCTTGCCATCGCGTCTAGAACTTGCCAGTTTGCAAGTGAAAACAAAAGCTCGCGTATCGAAATTTATGCTGGTAAAACTCAGTACAGTGTTGATCGTTTCTTTTTTATAGAAAAGGAACTTAAAGAAGCCGTTCACTCACGCTCTCTTACTGTAAAATTCCAACCGATAATCAATGCTTCCAATGGAATGGTGGCTAGTTTTGAAGCACTCGTCAGATGGCGCTCAAAAGGTTACGGAGAAATATACCCCGATGAGTTTATCCCAATCGCGGAGAAGAAAGGATTAATCAACGAACTTGGATATCTAGTTTTCAGCAAAGCATGTGAATTTATTTATCAATATAACCAATCAAACAATACCAGTATACGCGTGAACGTAAACGTTTCTGTATTGCAACTCTTAGATACCAACTTTCCATCAAATCTATACACACTCGCGGTAAGTTCAGGGATCACGCCTAAATCCGTCATATTGGAGCTAACAGAAACGGTTATGCTCGATGGAAATAAGCACGCAATAAACCAAATTTACATACTTAGCAGTATGGGATTTTCTCTGTCATTAGATGATTTTGGTTCTGGTTATAGCTCAATCCACAGCCTTCTGAGTTTGCCATTAAAACAAATCAAAGTGGACAAAGTTATGACTACAAAATCGATGTCTAATGCAGCTTACGAGCAGTACTTGCAGTTCATTACTTATTTGTGTCGTTCAAAAGAGATAGACATCGTTTTTGAAGGAATTGAAGACCAGAGTATGTACAAAAAATATAAAGATATGGGAGCATCTTACTTTCAGGGATATTGGTTTTCTAAGCCATTAACTCTAGCGAGTGCTAGCCATTATACGTTACTTAGCACCAATATCCCCTCTAAAACTACAGTAACGACTTAA
- a CDS encoding inosine/guanosine kinase: protein MKFPGQRKSKHYFPTHARDPLLNHIQQAPKLHRPTIVGVGQTIVDIEARVNDDFLAKYDLSKGHSLVLEENKADALYKELVEFDLITHQHPGDTIGNTLHNYSVLADSKSVLLGVMSKNIEVGSFAYRYLCRTSSRVNLNHLQTVDGPIGRCYTLITEDGERTFAINEGHMNKLRPESIPEQVFEKASALVVSSYLMRGKPEDPMPKAVERAIGLAKANNIPVVLTLGTKYVIEGNEKWWQEFLKENVTIVAMNEEEGEALTGEKDPLLASDKALQWVDLVLCTSGPVGLFMAGYTDESSKRETELPLLPGNIPEFNKYEFSRAMRKNDCASPVKVYSHIGPYLGGPLEIKNTNGAGDGALSALLHDMAANNFHLVNVPNSVKHDQPYLTYSSLSQVCKYANRVSYEVLTQHSPRLSRSLPEREDSLEEAYWER, encoded by the coding sequence ATGAAGTTTCCCGGACAGCGTAAATCTAAGCACTACTTTCCGACACATGCTCGAGATCCATTGCTTAATCATATTCAGCAAGCACCAAAGCTACACAGACCGACTATCGTCGGTGTAGGTCAAACAATTGTTGATATTGAAGCTCGAGTAAACGATGACTTCTTAGCCAAATACGACTTAAGTAAAGGCCACTCTCTTGTTCTTGAAGAGAACAAAGCGGATGCTTTGTATAAGGAGTTAGTTGAATTTGATTTGATCACCCATCAACACCCAGGTGATACTATTGGTAACACCCTTCATAACTACTCCGTACTCGCAGACAGTAAATCCGTACTCCTCGGCGTCATGTCAAAAAATATCGAAGTCGGATCATTTGCTTACCGTTACCTATGCAGAACTTCATCTCGTGTGAACTTGAATCATCTTCAAACTGTTGATGGTCCTATTGGTCGTTGTTATACGCTAATCACTGAAGATGGTGAACGTACATTTGCTATCAATGAAGGGCATATGAATAAACTACGCCCGGAAAGTATCCCAGAGCAAGTCTTCGAAAAAGCATCCGCACTTGTGGTTTCCTCTTATCTTATGCGTGGCAAGCCTGAAGACCCAATGCCAAAAGCGGTTGAACGCGCAATTGGACTGGCAAAAGCAAACAACATTCCAGTGGTCTTGACTCTAGGTACTAAATACGTAATTGAAGGTAACGAGAAATGGTGGCAAGAATTTCTTAAAGAAAATGTCACTATTGTTGCGATGAATGAAGAAGAAGGCGAAGCGTTAACAGGTGAAAAGGATCCGTTACTAGCATCAGATAAAGCATTGCAATGGGTTGATTTAGTGCTTTGCACCTCAGGTCCTGTTGGATTATTTATGGCTGGTTATACAGATGAATCAAGTAAAAGAGAAACTGAGTTACCTCTGCTTCCAGGCAATATTCCAGAATTCAATAAATACGAATTTAGCCGTGCAATGCGTAAAAATGATTGTGCAAGTCCAGTTAAAGTTTATTCGCATATTGGTCCATATCTTGGGGGTCCATTAGAAATTAAGAATACAAATGGCGCTGGTGATGGTGCTTTATCAGCACTGTTGCATGATATGGCAGCGAATAATTTCCATTTGGTCAATGTTCCTAATTCAGTTAAGCACGACCAACCATATTTAACCTATTCTTCTTTGTCTCAAGTATGTAAATACGCAAACCGTGTAAGTTATGAGGTATTAACACAACATTCTCCACGTTTGTCACGTTCTCTACCTGAGCGTGAAGACAGTCTAGAAGAAGCTTACTGGGAACGTTAA
- a CDS encoding CreA family protein, with protein MRKLLLAVGLSTLLIGCSDNEVGDVSLGVFTLKDIKITSLHDDKIEGVTCHIASIEANLSLSDPSDSSISCRQTGDITPEMIAAIDKSKSGEVVFKQSKSIFFKTMKVRRIFDPENQTLLYLSYTTKETDGSFKHSLSTVPLWGTKAYNAFQSNQVADQ; from the coding sequence ATGAGAAAATTACTTTTGGCGGTAGGTCTTTCTACGCTGCTAATCGGTTGTTCAGATAACGAAGTTGGTGATGTGTCACTGGGTGTTTTTACTCTTAAAGACATTAAAATAACTTCGCTTCATGATGACAAAATTGAAGGTGTTACCTGCCATATTGCTTCCATAGAAGCAAATTTGAGCCTTTCAGACCCTAGTGATAGTTCTATCTCATGTAGACAGACAGGTGACATTACGCCAGAGATGATTGCGGCGATTGATAAGAGTAAATCTGGTGAGGTTGTTTTCAAACAATCAAAGAGTATCTTTTTCAAAACCATGAAAGTAAGACGTATTTTTGATCCTGAAAACCAAACTCTTCTTTATTTGTCATATACAACTAAAGAAACTGACGGCAGTTTCAAACACAGCTTGTCGACAGTGCCACTATGGGGAACAAAAGCATATAACGCATTCCAATCGAACCAAGTTGCAGACCAGTAG
- a CDS encoding HAD family hydrolase — MVGKKTNCVIFDCEGTLVDSERLCCEALVQVFHEIGADLSIEDIIDNFEGGKIADIMHSTLQLAEKTADVDVLEQRYREVLEPLFSQKLMPMRGAVELLDWLRETETEFCVTSNAPKERIELVLKSAGLYSYFQGKIFSAFEANSWKPEPDLIRYCAMNMGFMLDECVYVDDTEKGIKAGLNAGVSTFQITPLTWQNRVSDPNVTVLDSLEQLALYLS; from the coding sequence ATGGTTGGCAAAAAGACGAACTGCGTTATTTTTGATTGCGAAGGTACATTAGTCGATAGTGAGCGTTTGTGTTGTGAAGCCTTAGTACAGGTGTTTCATGAAATAGGGGCGGATCTATCTATTGAAGATATCATTGATAACTTTGAAGGTGGGAAAATAGCCGACATCATGCACTCAACTTTGCAACTTGCCGAAAAAACAGCAGATGTTGATGTTTTAGAACAAAGATATCGGGAAGTACTGGAGCCTCTTTTTTCACAGAAACTGATGCCAATGAGAGGAGCTGTTGAGCTTTTAGATTGGCTACGTGAAACAGAAACGGAATTTTGTGTTACGTCGAATGCTCCCAAAGAGCGAATAGAACTTGTTCTAAAATCAGCAGGGTTGTATAGCTATTTTCAAGGCAAAATTTTCTCAGCGTTTGAAGCAAATAGCTGGAAGCCCGAGCCAGATCTTATTCGTTATTGCGCTATGAATATGGGCTTTATGCTTGATGAATGTGTGTATGTGGATGATACTGAGAAAGGAATAAAAGCGGGACTCAATGCTGGAGTGAGTACATTTCAAATAACGCCTTTAACTTGGCAAAACCGAGTCTCTGATCCTAACGTAACGGTGCTAGATAGTTTAGAACAGTTGGCGCTCTATTTATCTTAA
- a CDS encoding transcription initiation factor TFIIIB: MNMIECCPLCQGDEFLISESGEKFVCGKCGFQTLELSNVIPTILSANTVLTPYIHVSENTLH, translated from the coding sequence ATGAATATGATCGAGTGTTGCCCTCTATGCCAAGGCGATGAGTTTCTGATATCCGAAAGTGGCGAAAAGTTTGTTTGTGGGAAATGTGGATTCCAAACTCTGGAACTGAGCAACGTCATTCCAACCATTTTATCTGCGAATACAGTGTTAACCCCATACATCCATGTGTCAGAGAATACACTTCATTAG
- the cutA gene encoding divalent-cation tolerance protein CutA — translation MNDKFCIVLTTTNSQEVTQQLIRNLLSNQLAACIQTLPINSHYIWEGEVCNDEEILLVIKTQAHLFSQIEGVIEQIHNYEVPQLVQVPITDGFNPYLKWIEANTL, via the coding sequence ATGAATGATAAATTTTGTATTGTTTTAACCACAACAAACAGTCAAGAAGTTACCCAGCAATTGATTCGTAATTTACTATCAAATCAGTTGGCAGCCTGTATTCAAACATTACCGATTAATAGCCATTACATCTGGGAAGGGGAAGTGTGTAATGATGAAGAGATACTTCTAGTGATAAAAACACAAGCCCATTTATTTTCCCAAATCGAGGGAGTGATTGAACAAATTCATAACTATGAAGTCCCACAGCTTGTTCAGGTGCCGATAACTGACGGCTTCAATCCCTATTTAAAATGGATTGAAGCCAATACGCTTTAG
- a CDS encoding DUF2238 domain-containing protein, giving the protein MNLPKSLSVLSVAYSGVFVFSAICPSSRAVWIAEIIPALLILMIVWWVSIKQTLSTTSYVLFFIWLTLHTVGAKYTFAEVPFDWFNQLIASDRNNFDRVAHFSIGLYAYPIAELLIRKRLAKPWLAASYALFCIMSIAAGYEIVEWWYADLAGGDEGIAFLGSQGDIWDAQKDMLCDTLGALASLTLLNVQRRINPQRFHS; this is encoded by the coding sequence ATGAATCTACCTAAAAGCCTATCAGTTTTGAGTGTGGCGTATTCTGGCGTCTTTGTTTTTTCAGCCATATGTCCATCTTCTAGAGCTGTCTGGATAGCTGAAATTATTCCAGCTCTATTGATACTTATGATTGTATGGTGGGTGTCAATCAAACAAACGCTGAGTACAACGTCATACGTGCTGTTCTTTATCTGGCTGACGCTTCACACTGTCGGAGCAAAATATACTTTCGCCGAGGTTCCATTTGATTGGTTTAACCAGTTAATTGCTTCAGATCGTAATAATTTTGACCGTGTCGCTCACTTTTCTATTGGGTTATACGCTTACCCCATTGCTGAACTACTTATCCGAAAACGACTGGCGAAACCTTGGCTAGCCGCAAGCTATGCACTTTTTTGTATTATGAGTATTGCTGCTGGCTATGAAATAGTTGAATGGTGGTATGCGGACCTTGCGGGCGGTGACGAAGGTATAGCATTTTTGGGCTCGCAAGGCGATATCTGGGACGCGCAAAAAGACATGCTTTGCGATACCTTAGGTGCGTTGGCTTCACTCACTTTGCTTAATGTACAACGTCGCATCAACCCCCAACGATTCCATTCCTAA
- a CDS encoding DNA-J related domain-containing protein, whose product MTEAQQLSATFQNYVENPLLWPILEVLKRQPSGWKVHKLAAHLIELELMPTLDEAPEKDLFKRNFLIMNALYQLQETLYPKQWLQVEAMDIILMPMFRNASHYIDVDDPLREYYCQWEHYEASEGEVKRLLNEFWTRYRKFVGGSSKDLNRQQALRLFELNDNATHFEIRKTWRKLALRWHPDRDNGNAEKFRILCEAWNILRQEA is encoded by the coding sequence ATGACTGAAGCACAGCAATTGTCCGCAACGTTTCAAAACTATGTTGAAAATCCTTTATTGTGGCCAATTTTGGAAGTGTTGAAACGTCAACCGTCAGGTTGGAAAGTTCATAAGCTAGCCGCGCATTTAATTGAACTAGAGTTGATGCCCACTTTAGATGAAGCACCAGAGAAAGATCTATTCAAACGAAACTTTCTCATTATGAATGCGCTCTACCAGTTGCAAGAGACATTGTATCCGAAGCAATGGCTCCAGGTCGAAGCGATGGATATCATCCTGATGCCCATGTTTCGTAATGCTTCACACTATATTGATGTAGACGATCCATTACGTGAGTATTATTGTCAGTGGGAACATTACGAAGCGAGTGAAGGGGAAGTGAAGCGCTTGCTCAATGAGTTCTGGACTCGTTATCGCAAGTTTGTGGGTGGCAGTAGTAAAGATCTCAATCGACAGCAAGCACTTAGATTGTTTGAGTTGAATGACAATGCCACGCATTTTGAGATTCGTAAAACATGGCGAAAGCTAGCGCTAAGATGGCACCCTGACCGCGATAACGGAAATGCTGAGAAGTTTAGGATTCTATGTGAAGCATGGAATATCCTTCGCCAAGAAGCTTAA
- a CDS encoding ABC-ATPase domain-containing protein, translated as MDVLTAKLKKLEKQNYRAYQQIKGEYDFGDYNLYIDYVQSDPFASASRLRATRAWSLTGLAWLKDKSAAYQMAARDFIARSFAEFAKQENSVTIHVTGQTVMDSTSVLFTEHGIELRFRMSLPAEGRDILAKKALNTLTFHMPKFIRKATNSRELDMEALAQHCEIVEDQEALRAQLSDKNLVAFIANGSVLPRIAGNCDLPMKDAVEFQSPKELETTMVAPNKGEIRGLGIPKGITLIVGGGFHGKSTLLTAIERSIYNHIPGDGREGIVSDYNSMKIRAEDGRCVHNLNLANYINHLPLGRDTRDFSTQDASGSTSQAAWLQESIEAGVTTLLIDEDTSATNFMIRDERMQALVSKGDEPITPLVDRIGQLRDEMGISSLVVMGGSGDYLDVADTVIQMHDFQAIDVTEKAQQVIVLHPTERKNECETPLETITPRSLNCMALQAILAEGKFRVSAKGTDSLRFGKEFTELSALEQIESPSEINAIGWLWFQLAQTPGWSKNPAQDLVAMLGDNWHENMPNHGDLAKPRVLDTMAALNRFRKAKFRN; from the coding sequence ATGGACGTATTAACAGCAAAACTGAAAAAACTCGAGAAGCAGAATTATCGCGCATATCAGCAAATCAAAGGCGAATATGACTTCGGTGATTACAATCTGTATATCGATTATGTTCAGTCAGATCCATTCGCGTCTGCTTCACGCTTACGCGCAACAAGAGCCTGGTCACTAACTGGTCTAGCATGGCTGAAAGACAAGTCTGCTGCCTATCAAATGGCAGCGAGAGACTTTATCGCACGATCATTTGCCGAGTTTGCTAAGCAGGAAAACTCTGTGACTATCCACGTTACCGGTCAAACTGTTATGGATAGTACTTCGGTACTATTTACTGAGCACGGTATTGAACTACGTTTTCGTATGTCACTCCCAGCTGAAGGCCGCGACATTCTAGCTAAAAAAGCATTGAACACACTGACTTTTCATATGCCTAAGTTCATTCGTAAAGCAACCAATTCACGTGAACTAGATATGGAAGCACTTGCTCAGCACTGTGAAATCGTCGAAGACCAAGAAGCATTGCGTGCACAGCTTTCAGACAAAAATTTAGTAGCATTCATCGCAAATGGTAGCGTATTGCCACGTATCGCAGGTAACTGCGATCTACCCATGAAAGATGCCGTAGAATTCCAGTCACCTAAAGAACTGGAAACCACCATGGTTGCACCGAATAAAGGAGAGATTCGCGGTCTTGGTATTCCTAAAGGGATCACTTTAATAGTTGGTGGCGGTTTTCATGGTAAATCCACATTGCTTACAGCGATAGAGCGTTCGATCTACAACCATATTCCAGGCGATGGCCGTGAAGGGATTGTCTCAGACTACAATTCTATGAAAATTCGCGCCGAAGATGGACGCTGTGTTCATAACCTTAATCTCGCAAACTACATCAACCATCTACCATTAGGCAGAGACACCCGTGATTTCAGCACTCAAGATGCATCCGGTTCAACCTCTCAAGCGGCATGGCTTCAAGAATCAATTGAAGCAGGCGTAACAACTCTGCTTATAGATGAAGATACATCAGCAACAAACTTTATGATTCGTGACGAACGTATGCAAGCACTGGTCAGCAAAGGAGATGAGCCAATTACACCTTTAGTTGATCGTATTGGACAACTACGCGATGAAATGGGTATCTCAAGTTTAGTGGTTATGGGAGGTTCAGGTGATTATCTGGATGTCGCAGACACCGTGATTCAAATGCATGATTTCCAAGCTATCGATGTAACAGAGAAAGCGCAGCAAGTTATTGTTCTTCACCCTACTGAGCGCAAAAATGAATGTGAAACGCCACTGGAGACCATTACTCCTCGCTCATTAAATTGCATGGCTCTACAAGCAATACTGGCAGAGGGTAAGTTTCGAGTTTCAGCAAAAGGCACCGATTCACTGCGTTTTGGTAAAGAGTTTACAGAGTTATCAGCCTTAGAGCAGATTGAGTCACCGTCTGAAATCAATGCTATCGGCTGGCTGTGGTTCCAACTGGCACAAACACCAGGATGGTCAAAGAATCCAGCGCAAGATTTAGTAGCAATGCTTGGAGATAATTGGCATGAGAATATGCCAAACCATGGCGACCTTGCTAAACCACGAGTCTTAGATACGATGGCAGCTCTTAACCGTTTCCGTAAAGCTAAGTTCAGGAACTGA
- the fabV gene encoding enoyl-ACP reductase FabV — protein MLIEPVIQGVVARTAHPFGCEQAILKQIQYVKSAKPIEHGPKRVLILGSSSGFGLAARIALTFGGANADTIGVSMERGPSEKGVGSAGYYNNHFFKKHAEKNGNVAVNIDGDVFSKEIREQVIEAIETYFEGEVDLVVYSIASGMRRKGDSNEFWRSAIKPIGEAVSGSTILLENDSWVNSTLEPATDEEITSTIKVMGGEDWENWIDTLINADSIAEGCKTVAFSYIGPEITHPIYLDGTLGYAKVDLHQTSHSLNLKLANYNGGAYASVCKALVTKASVFIPGLSPYILALYQVMKEKGTHEGCIEQMQRLFSEKLYLGEDVTTPVDNERLIRLDDLELNEETQAKVSLLLKEMNESNFKQLGDYHGFKQEFLNLNGFGFEDIDYSKQVDLTQFVTEDN, from the coding sequence ATGCTCATAGAACCCGTAATACAGGGTGTGGTTGCACGTACCGCACACCCTTTCGGTTGCGAACAAGCCATTTTAAAACAAATTCAATACGTTAAATCAGCAAAACCAATTGAACACGGCCCCAAACGTGTTTTGATTCTTGGCTCATCATCCGGCTTTGGGTTAGCTGCACGTATCGCATTAACATTCGGCGGAGCAAACGCAGATACTATCGGCGTTTCTATGGAACGAGGTCCATCTGAAAAAGGTGTAGGCAGCGCTGGTTACTACAACAACCATTTCTTTAAGAAACACGCAGAAAAAAATGGCAATGTTGCCGTGAATATTGATGGCGATGTGTTTTCTAAAGAAATTCGCGAGCAAGTGATCGAAGCGATCGAAACCTACTTCGAAGGTGAAGTAGATCTGGTCGTATACAGCATTGCAAGCGGCATGAGACGTAAAGGCGACAGCAACGAGTTTTGGCGTTCAGCTATTAAGCCTATCGGCGAAGCTGTATCAGGATCCACTATCCTTCTCGAAAACGATAGCTGGGTAAACAGTACGCTTGAACCTGCAACGGACGAAGAAATCACCAGCACTATCAAAGTAATGGGCGGTGAAGATTGGGAAAACTGGATTGACACTCTGATCAATGCTGATTCTATCGCTGAAGGCTGTAAAACTGTGGCTTTCTCGTACATAGGTCCTGAAATCACACATCCTATCTATCTAGATGGCACTCTGGGTTACGCAAAAGTAGATCTTCACCAGACTAGCCATTCGCTTAACCTGAAATTGGCAAATTACAATGGCGGCGCATACGCCTCTGTATGTAAAGCTTTGGTAACCAAAGCGAGCGTATTTATTCCAGGGTTAAGCCCATACATTTTGGCGCTTTATCAAGTGATGAAAGAAAAAGGCACGCATGAAGGATGCATTGAGCAAATGCAGCGTTTATTCAGCGAGAAACTCTATCTAGGAGAAGACGTTACTACACCTGTAGATAATGAACGCCTAATTCGCCTGGATGACTTAGAACTAAATGAAGAGACTCAAGCGAAAGTGTCATTACTTCTAAAAGAAATGAACGAATCCAATTTCAAGCAGTTGGGTGATTACCACGGATTCAAACAAGAGTTCCTAAATTTGAACGGCTTTGGTTTTGAAGATATCGACTATTCCAAACAGGTTGATCTCACACAATTCGTCACTGAAGATAATTGA